From Spiroplasma endosymbiont of Amphimallon solstitiale:
GGTATGTTAATTTATTTAGATATTACTGAAAATACTCTTTATAGTTGAAAACAAAAGAAAAGAAATACTTTTTTACAACAAATTAATTGAGCATATTTACAAATACGCCATATTAATACACAAAGATATTTAAAAGTAAATGCAAATAATACTGCATGATATTTAGAAAGAGCATTTGTGAAAGAATATCATTTATCTACAAAAATTGATATAAAAAGTAATGATAATACAGCCCTTATACAAGTTAATCTAGAAAATAAAGGGAAAAATAAATGTTAAGTAATTTTGGCTATTTATTAGATATTGCTAAAAGAATGTATTTAAAACAACCTTTAA
This genomic window contains:
- a CDS encoding terminase small subunit, with the protein product MQEEKIKIRTIFNDATKLREALENYFIHCKEFDEIPTKVGMLIYLDITENTLYSWKQKKRNTFLQQINWAYLQIRHINTQRYLKVNANNTAWYLERAFVKEYHLSTKIDIKSNDNTALIQVNLENKGKNKC